A genome region from Paramisgurnus dabryanus chromosome 12, PD_genome_1.1, whole genome shotgun sequence includes the following:
- the LOC141279807 gene encoding cholesterol 24-hydroxylase-like — MTLLHEITGWLTSLMFYVLCVALIAFVAYCLYVRHVHQKYDHIPGPPRDNFLLGHTPTFVKVTSSKNIMHDVLLNWAEKYGPVYRLNSFHYAVVVIYCPEATKTILMSPKYPKDPFVYKSLFNLFGKRFLGNGLVTAVNHDVWYKQRRIMDPAFSSSYLRGLMGTFNEMSERLMDKLEENADGKTPVVMHDMVNCVTLDVITKVAFGVDLNLLNDPDSPFQNAIELCLKGMVYYLRDPLFRLNPKNWKMVQQIKDAAELLRRTGEKWIQDRKTAVENGEDVPKDILSQILKTAEEEKANNSEDHELMLDNFVTFFIAGQETTANQLSFAIMELGRHPEIYKRAKAEVDEVLGMKEEILYEDLGKLSYLSQVLKETLRLYPTAPATSRLLPEDMIINGLKIPGGCIASFNSYISSRMDKFFKDPLKFDPERFDVNAPKPYYCYYPFALGPRSCLGQAFSQMEAKVVLAKLLQRFEFSLVPGQSFKIKDTGTLRPLSGVICNIKHCSEEVL, encoded by the exons ATGACGCTTCTTCATGAGATCACAGGATGGCTCACATCTCTTATGTTTTACGTGCTTTGTGTTGCTTTAATCGCATTTGTTGCATATTGTCTGTATGTTAGACATGTTCATCAGAAATATGATCATATACCTGGACCTCCAAGGGATAA CTTTTTACTGGGACATACGCCAACTTTTGTCAAAGTAACTTCATCGAAAAACATCATGCACGATGTTTTGCTGAACTG GGCAGAAAAATACGGTCCTGTGTACAGACTTAACAGCTTTCATTATGCTGTGGTTGTGATTTATTGCCCCGAGGCTACAAAG ACAATCCTGATGTCACCTAAGTATCCTAAAGATCCCTTTGTCTACAAAAGCCTATTTAACTTGTTTGGGAAAAG GTTCCTGGGAAACGGTCTGGTGACAGCTGTGAATCATGATGTCTGGTACAAGCAGCGGCGCATCATGGATCCGGCCTTCAGCAGCTC ATACCTGCGAGGTCTGATGGGCACGTTTAATGAGATGTCAGAACGCCTCATGGACAAACTGGAGGAAAACGCTGATGGGAAAACTCCTGTTGTCATGCATGATATGGTTAACTGTGTCACACTCGATGTCATTACAAAG GTGGCTTTTGGTGTTGATTTGAATTTGTTGAACGACCCTGACTCCCCCTTCCAGAATGCAATAGAGCTGTGTTTAAAGGGCATGGTGTATTATCTCAGGGATCCTTTATTTAGG CTCAACCCTAAAAACTGGAAGATGGTACAACAAATTAAAGATGCAGCTGAACTCTTACGTAGAACCGGAGAGAAATGGATACAAGACAGGAAGACAGCAGTGGAAAATGGTGAAGATGTTCCCAAAGACATTCTCTCTCAAATCCTCAAGACAGCAG AGGAGGAAAAAGCTAACAATTCAGAAGATCATGAGCTAATGCTGGACAATTTTGTCACTTTCTTTATCGCAG GCCAAGAGACAACAGCCAATCAACTCTCATTTGCAATCATGGAATTAGGGCGACACCCTGAGATATACAAACG AGCTAAAGCAGAGGTGGATGAAGTCCTTGGAATGAAAGAGGAAATTTTATATGAAGACCTGGGAAAACTCTCTTACTTGTCTCAG GTGTTGAAGGAAACCCTGCGACTGTACCCCACTGCCCCAGCAACGTCTCGCTTGCTGCCTGAGGACATGATTATAAATGGATTGAAAATCCCAGGAGGATGTATTGCTTCT ttcaATTCCTATATCTCATCAAGAATGGACAAGTTTTTTAAAGATCCGCTGAAGTTTGATCCTGAGAGATTTGATGTAAATGCCCCAAA GCCTTATTACTGCTATTACCCGTTTGCACTGGGACCGCGATCCTGTCTAGGGCAGGCCTTCTCACAG ATGGAGGCGAAAGTGGTGCTTGCCAAACTTCTTCAGAGATTTGAGTTCAGTCTGGTTCCTGGACAgtcttttaaaattaaagacACCGGAACTCTGAGGCCTCTAAGTGGAGTTATTTGCAACATTAAACATTGTTCAGAGGAAGTGTTGTAG